TAGGTTTCGGGGCCGGCCTGAATAACGGTAGTATCGCCATCGCGTCGGGAACTGACTTTCCAGGCAGCGGTGCCGTCGGCCTGGGAGCTTGCGATCGTAATGAACTTGCCCTTGCCGTCGAACAGCAAGCTGCGGGTCCTTCCGGAAGGAAGGCTGACTTCGACGGCGATCTGATCGGGACCGCGAGTCACCCCGGCCTGGCAGGTCCCTGCGGCGCTTCCAACGCCGCGGCACGGAATCCTCGCGGTGGCTTGGAAGTCGGTCCCGGCGACAGTTGCGTCACCTTGGCCGTCGCCGTCGCCAAGTTTGGCCTCCGGACTTGCGGCGACAATGGCAGTTGCGGCTGGAACATCGAGCTCCGCCCTCGCCGCACTAGCAAGAACGCCAAGAGCGAGCGTGGATGCGAAGAGTTGGGTGCGAAACATCTTGAGCCTCCGGCGAGTGGCAATCCTAGGATGACACTATCGAATCGAGCACGCTGAATCAGTGCGTGTTTTCCCCGATGATTTCGCGCACTGGTTCGAACGAAGACCGCGCCCCTAGCCTAGTCGCACACCCTTTGGCATGAGGGTCACGAGGGGCGAAATCATGGCGCAGCGGATCGGGCTTTGGGGCGGGCTGATGGCATTTGCGCTGATGCTGGCGCTTCCGCCGCCGGGTGGCATGCCGCAACCGGCCTGGGCGACATGCGCCATCGTCGTGCTGATGGCGACCTGGTGGATGACGCAGGCGCTGCCGCTGACGGCGACCGCGCTGATCCCGTTCCTGGCCTTCCCGCTGCTCGGCATCATGACCGCCACCGACACCGCAGGTGCTTACTATTCGCCGATCCTGTTCCTGGTGCTCGGCGGGGCGATGATCGCGCTGGCGATCGAGCGGGTCGGGCTTCACCGCCGGCTGGCCCTGAGCATCATCCGCCGCGGCGGGCACACGCCTGGCGCGATGCTGTTCGCTTTCCTTGCGGCGACCGCGATCATCTCCCTAATCGTCAGCAACACCGCGACGACGCTGATCATGATCCCCATCGCCGTGGCGATCATAAGGGCCGCCGAAATTCCGGAAGGCGAGACCAACGGCTTCGCCGGAGCGCTGGCGATGGGCATCGCTTTCTCCGCGTCGATCGGCGGACTTGGGACGCTGGTCGGATCCCCGACCAACGCCATCTCAGCCGGAATCATCGAGAAAGCGACGGGCCTCAGGATCACCTTCCTCGACTGGGCGATGTTCGGCATACCGCTGGTAATCATCGCCATACCCTTGTGTTGGCTGATCCTGATGAAAGTGCAAAAGGTCCGGTCGACCGACTTTCACCCTGAAAAGGCGCTCGCCGCGATCGGCGACGCCGGAAAGTGGAGCATCGCCGAGAAACGGCTGGTGCCGCTGATCGCCGTGGTTCTGGCAGCTTGGATCGCGCTGCCGTTCGTTACCCCGTTGCTGCCCAAGGATTCGCTGACCGACGGGACGATCGCCATCGCCGCAGCGCTGGTCCTGTTCGTCATTCCCGACGGAAGCGGGCGCGCGCTGCTCAACTGGGACGAGGCCAATCGCGCGCCGTGGGGCGTGATCATGATGTTCGGCGGCGGGCTGGCGCTGGCGGCGGGGATGGGGGAATCCGGGCTTGGCGACTGGCTGGGCGTGGCGCTTCAGCCGCTGAAATCCGTACACCCGTTGATCGTTGCGTTGGTGCTGGTGGCGCTGGTGATCGTCATCACCGAATTCGCCTCCAACGTCGCCGCCGCGAGCGCGATCATCCCGGTCGTCGCCGGTGTCATCGCAGCGACGGGAGTTGACCCGATCCTGCTCGCCCTACCTGCCGCCTGGGCGGCAAGCTGGGGCTTCATGCTGCCAAGCGGAACCGGGCCCAATGCGATCGCCTGGGCGACCGGGCACATCGCTCTGCCGCGAATGCTGAAGGCCGGACTGCTGCTCGACCTTGCCGGTATACCGCTGATGGTCGGGACGGTTTGGGCGATCGCTTCCGTCAGTTGAAATCGGCCCTCGCCATGGCTAATCGGCCAGCCATACGGCGAGCCGGCGGAGATGCATCCTGCGGAGGTTAGGATGCCAGTGCCCCGGCTTCCTCGCTCATCGGTTCCCGCCTCCCTGGGAACGGCAGGTTCGAGGATCCAAACGACATGACCGATACGCCTTCCCATTCGCGCAAGCCCAAGAACCCCGAGCGCTATATCGGCAATCACCGGCTCGACCCGGCGACATTAATGATGGGCCACGGCTTCGATCCGTCCCTGAGCGAGGGAAGCCTGAAGCCGCCGATCTTCCTGACCAGCACCTTCGTTTTCGAGACGGCAGCCGACGGCAAGCGCTTCTTCGAAGGAATTACCGGCAAGAGCGACGGCAGCGGCAAGGCGGAGGGCCTGGTCTATTCGCGCTTCAACGGGCCGAACCAGGAGATCCTCGAAGACCGGCTGGCGGTTTGGGAAGACGCGGAAGCCGCCCTCTCCTTCTCCAGCGGCATGACCGCAATCACCACCCTGGTCCTCGCGCTCGCCAACCAGAATGACGTGATCGTCCATTCTGGCCCGCTCTATGCGGCGACGGAAAGCGTCATCGACAAGATTATGGCGCGGTTCGGAGTCCAATATGTCGACTTCCCGGCCGGCGCCTCCCGCGAGGAATTGGACGCGGTAATGGCCAAGGCCAAGGCGATGGCCGCCGAAAAGGGCGGCAAGGTAGCGATGATCTACCTCGAGAGCCCGGCCAACCCGACGAACGCACTGGTCGACGTCGAGGCGGTCCATGCCGCGCGCGGTGCGGCGTTCGGTAGTGGTGAGCTGCCGCCAATCGCCATCGACAACACCTTCCTCGGGCCGCTGTGGGCCAAGCCGCTCCAGCAAGGCGCGGACGTCTCGGTCTACAGTCTCACCAAATATGTCGGCGGGCACAGCGATCTGGTAGCCGGGGCGCTGGTCGGTTCGAAGACGGTGCTCGACAAGGTCCGCCTCATCCGCAACCCGATGGGCGGAATTTGCGACCCCAATACGGCGTGGATGCTGATGCGCAGCCTCGAGACCCTGGAGCTGCGGATGAGCCGCGCCGGCGAGAATGCCGAGAAGGTTTGTGCCTTTCTGAGGGACCATCCCAAGGTCGAGAAGGTCGGATATCTCGGCTTCCTCGAGCTCGGATCGCGCCAGAAGGACATTTACGACCGTCACTGCAGCGGCGCGGGATCGACCTTCTCACTCTATTTGAAGGGCGGCGAAGCCGAAGCCTTCCGCTTCCTCGATGCGCTCCGGATCGCCAAGCTGGCGGTGAGCCTTGGCGGCACCGAGACCCTGGCCAGCGCGCCTGCAGCCATGACGCATTTGTCGGTACCGGACGAGCGCAAGGCGGCGTTGGGGATCAGCGACAACCTGGTGCGAATCTCGATCGGCGTCGAGAAGGCTGAGGACCTGATCGCCGACTTCGCCAACGCGCTGGACGCGGTCTAGCCCCAGTCCTCAATCGCCCACTTCCGGTCCGCAGCGAGCCGCAGCAGCCGGTCGTGCGGGTTCACGGCCACCGCTTCGTCGGCCCATTCGAACACCGGCGCATCGCTGGCGTGATCGGAATAAAAGCGGACGTGGGCGCGCGTCAGTCCCTCGGCCGAAAGCCAGCGCTCGATCATCCGAAGCTTGACCGGGCCGTAGCAATTCTCGCCGTCGATCTTGGCGTGGACTTGGGCGTCGAGCCCGAGCACCGAGTTGGTGCCGATGCAGTCGTCGAACCCTAGGCGTTCGGCAATGGCGGCGGCGTAAAAACGATAGCTTGCGGTGGCCATGACGACCCGGCGACCCTCCGCCTTGTCGCGCGCGATCGCTTCCCGCGCACCTGGACGGACATTGCCCGCGACGGTGCGGGCCGCGAAGCTATTGACCAATGGTTCAAGGACATGTTGATCGGTAACGCCGCCCAGCAGCAGCCGGTGGTTGATCTCCTTGAGGCGTCCGCGGTCGATGAGCTTCAGGACATAGGCCAGCATCGACAGGATCACGAGCGGCAGGAAGACGAGGCGCCATGGCGCCCTGCGCGCCGCGCAATGGAGGAGGAAAGGCGTCCACGTCGCATGGCGCGTCACCGTCCGGTCCATGTCGTAAATTGCGAGATCGATCATGCGCGCCCCTGGATAATCGCCTCCGCTAGCGCGAGGTCGGCCGGCTTGTCGACATCGACGGCCGCGAGCGCATCGTCAATCACAACCGCCCGCGCTTCGATACCCAGCCGGCGGCCGATAGCCGTAATTACCTGGTCGAGACGGCGGAGGCGAAGCAGTCCGAGCAACCCTGGCAGGCCGAGCGCGGCAAGCAGCTTCCAGCCCTTCTTGCGGTCCTGCTCGACCTCGCGCCAAAGGGCGACGGCTCGCGCGGAAGCTGGGGAACCCAAGGCGAACAGGTTGGCTCCCGAATAAGCGCCACCCTTCAGCGCGATCCAGGTGCGGATGCTATGCGGCAGGCGCGCCATCAGCGCTTTCCGCTCGACCACGCCGACAGCGATGTCCGCGCCGGCAGCCTGTTCGCAGAAGTCGCCGATCATCGCCGGTGTGAGGAGCGCATGGTCGGCGGTGGTGACCAGCAAGGGAAAAGTTGTCGCCGGATCGGCGAGGATATCTTCCAGGGTAGCGGCGATGGTCGCCCCACTAGTCCCGAACGTGACTCGCGCATCGCACGGCACCGCTTCGCCAAGAAGGTCCGGCCGCTGCGTCAGGATTCGAACGGCGCCGATTTGCGGACTTTCGAGCAGAGCCCGAACGGGACGAGCGATCATCGGCTCGCCCGCGACCGGGATGAGCGCCTTGGCAGGAACGCCATGCTGCTCGGCGAAAGGATCGCCGCCCGGCCGGACCCCGGCCAGCAGCAACGCGGTGTATTGGCAGGAGGTCAAGCCAGCCAGCTGGCCAGCTTCGCCCCGCGTTCCGCCCGGGCGTTAGCCTGTGCCATCCGCACGGCGTGGAAAATCAGGCTGATCATCGTCCAGAGGGCAACCAGCTCCAGCCCCATGTCCGGCCGGTTGAAGACCAGGCTTGCAAGCAGGATGACCATGTTCGGATTGCGCCGGGCAGTGATGAGGCGGAACTGGCTATCGATCTTCTGCCAGACGTGGATGTGCATACCGTAGCGCCTCATGAAGACGCCTTCGATGAAGCGCTGGGCGACATAGCCGAAGACGATCGCGCCGACGATCAACAGCTCGTAAACCCGCTCGAACGGGTCATCGTGATAGTTGAGGCCCTCCGCCCAGGCCCACCACCAGAAGGGCGGGTGGACGAGGTCGATGCCGTGATCGAAGATATTGCCCCACCAGCTCGACTGGCCGGTACAGCGGGCGAGCTTGCCGTCGACGGTGTCGAGCACCATGAAGCCGAAGCCGGTCGCCATTCCGGACCAGTAGTGGCCACCCATGAACAGGAAGAAGGTCGCGGCGCAAAGCAGCGCGCCGACCAGCGTGATCTGGTTCGGCGTCATCCCCACCTGTGCGGCCCAACGCGTCAGGTGAAAGGCGAGGCCACGCCAAAGGTAGAGCGTCAGCGCGTCGGTGACGCCCTTGTAGCTTGCATCGTAGGCCGCCTTCTCGACAACGCGCGCATTGCTTTCATCGAGCGGGAGCACGAATGGCCGGTCCCGCTTGCGAAGTTCATGATAGCTAAGCTCGGCGCTTTCCGCCGCCATCCGTTCGAAGCCGCCGCAATCGCACGGTGAGCCGGATTGCATGGCCGCGACGATCCGAGCCGGATCCTGGTGCGGAGCGACGTTGGCGAGAACGGCGCGATTCCCAAGGGTGAGGACCGTCCCCGGCCTTCCGGCGATCGCTTTCAGCCATGCCGGGTCCCAGGTGAAGTCGAGGTCCGCAAGGATCGCCGCCTGACCCGGACGGGCGCTGTCGGCCGGCTGCAGGCCCGCCTTGACCGCCAGCCGCTGCGCCCGGGTTCGCGCGTCCAGCCCGAATACCCGTGCAGGATTGTCGCCGACGGGGAAGAATGACGGCTGAGCGCTCGAGGTGACGGATGCGGACATTGCGCCGACCTATAAACGGCAAAGTTCGGCAATAAAGAGGCGGAAAATACTGGAGTGCCCCGACCCACTTGCCGCTCGTCGCGATTTCGCGCAGGGTCACCGCGTATGGCGGGCACGGCAACGATGGACGGGGCAGCGGACGATAGCAATTGCTATCGCGTCCAAGGCGCGCTGACCATCCTTCGCGCGGCCACGACCGAGCGCGAAATCGCCGCCATGGACGACGGCATGACGATCGACCTGAGCGATGTCGAGCGTATGGACACGGTCGGCGCCTGGCTTGTCTATCGCGCGACGCGCGACCGCGGCGCCAAGATTGTCGGGGCAAGCGAGAAGATCACGGGGCTGCTCGAGCAAGTCGCCGAAGCCGACCAGCCTGTCAGAGTCATCCCCGAGGAGCGGGGCGGCATCATGGGCCTGGTCGAGGAAGTCGGCGAGGCGGTTATAGAAACAGGCCGGACATTCCGAGGCCTGGTCGGCTTCCTCGGCGCGACGCTGATCGGCTTCTACAACGTCGCCAAACGACCGACGAAGCGGTTCCGGCTCAACGCCGTCGTCCAGCGCTTCGACCTCGTCGGGGTTCGCGCGCTCGGAATCATCGGCCTGATGAGCTTCCTCATCGGCATCGTCATCGGCCAGCAGGGGGCAGTCCAGCTCGAAGCGTTCGGCGCCGAGGTCTACACCATCAACCTGATCGGCCGAATCACGACACGTGAGCTCGGCACGCTGATGACGGCGATCATGGTTGCCGGCCGTTCGGGCAGCGCTTTCGCGGCGCAGCTGGGCACCATGAAGCTGACCGAGGAAATCGACGCCATGCGCACCATCGGCGTGTCGCCGGTCGAAGCCCTGGTCGTGCCGCGCATGATGGCAGCGGTGGTGATGATGCCGCTGCTATCCTTCTACGCGATGATCATGGCGATCCTTGGCGGCGGGATCTTCACCTGGATCGCCCTGGACATTCCACCGCTGACCTTCATCCAGAGGCTTCGCGAAGTCACGCCGATGACCGACCTGTGGGTCGGCCTCATCAAGGCGCCCGTCTTCGGATTCATCATCGCGCTGGTCGGCTGCTTCCAAGGCATGCAGGTTGAGGGCGATGCCGAGCAGGTTGGCCTTAAGACAACGGCCGCCGTGGTCCAGGCGATCTTCCTGGTCATCGTGCTCGACGCGGTATTCGCCGTGTTCTTCAGCTCGATCGGCTGGATATGAGCAAGATCAGCCCGACACTGCCCGAAGGCGAGGACGCGGTCATCTCGATCCGCGGCCTCCGAAACGCCTTCGGCGAACAGGTCATTCACGAAAATCTCGATTTCGACGTTCGCCGGGGCGAAATCATCGGCGTGGTCGGCGGCTCGGGCACCGGCAAGTCGGTGCTGATGCGTTCGATCATCGGGCTCCAGACTCCGGACGAGGGCACAATCGAAGTGCTGGGCGAAGACATGGTCGGCCGCGACGAGGACGAGGCGAAGAACATCCGCCGCCGCTGGGGCGTATTGTTTCAGGCCGGTGCGCTATTCTCGACGTTGACCGTGGCGGAGAATGTCGAAGTTCCGCTGCGCGAATATTTCCACATGTCGACGCAGTTGATGGACGAGATCGCCAGCTACAAGATCGCGATGGCCGGCCTGCCAGCAAACGCCGGACCGAAATATCCGTCGGAACTGTCGGGCGGAATGATCAAGCGCGCCGGCCTCGCCAGGGCGCTGGCGCTGGACCCGGAGCTATTGTTCCTCGACGAGCCGACCGCGGGCCTCGACCCGATTTCGGCGCAGAATTTCGATGAGCTCATCCTGTCGCTCCGGAGCAAGCTGGACCTTACGGTGTTCCTCATCACCCACGACCTCGACACGCTTTACGCGATCTGCGACCGGGTGGCCGTGCTGGCGGACAAAAAGGTCATCGCCGCAGGGACGATTGAACAATTGCTGGCTTTGGACCATCCTTGGATTCAAGAATATTTTAACGGACCGCGCGGACGTGCGGCTGCGGCGGCGTAAGGGGGCTAAGGACACAAGATGGAGACCCGGTCGAACCATGTGCTGGTCGGCAGCGTCGTCCTGGCGCTTCTCGCGGCTTTGCTGCTGTTCATCGTCTGGCTTGCCGGCCTGTCGAACACGCGCAAGCAATGCTTCGACGTCTATTTTCAGCAGGGCGTGGGCGGCCTGAACAAGGGCAGCAGCGTTACCTTCTCCGGCGTTCCCGTCGGTCAGATCACGCAAATCTCG
The window above is part of the Sphingomonas sp. HDW15A genome. Proteins encoded here:
- a CDS encoding DASS family sodium-coupled anion symporter: MAQRIGLWGGLMAFALMLALPPPGGMPQPAWATCAIVVLMATWWMTQALPLTATALIPFLAFPLLGIMTATDTAGAYYSPILFLVLGGAMIALAIERVGLHRRLALSIIRRGGHTPGAMLFAFLAATAIISLIVSNTATTLIMIPIAVAIIRAAEIPEGETNGFAGALAMGIAFSASIGGLGTLVGSPTNAISAGIIEKATGLRITFLDWAMFGIPLVIIAIPLCWLILMKVQKVRSTDFHPEKALAAIGDAGKWSIAEKRLVPLIAVVLAAWIALPFVTPLLPKDSLTDGTIAIAAALVLFVIPDGSGRALLNWDEANRAPWGVIMMFGGGLALAAGMGESGLGDWLGVALQPLKSVHPLIVALVLVALVIVITEFASNVAAASAIIPVVAGVIAATGVDPILLALPAAWAASWGFMLPSGTGPNAIAWATGHIALPRMLKAGLLLDLAGIPLMVGTVWAIASVS
- a CDS encoding cystathionine gamma-synthase family protein; its protein translation is MTDTPSHSRKPKNPERYIGNHRLDPATLMMGHGFDPSLSEGSLKPPIFLTSTFVFETAADGKRFFEGITGKSDGSGKAEGLVYSRFNGPNQEILEDRLAVWEDAEAALSFSSGMTAITTLVLALANQNDVIVHSGPLYAATESVIDKIMARFGVQYVDFPAGASREELDAVMAKAKAMAAEKGGKVAMIYLESPANPTNALVDVEAVHAARGAAFGSGELPPIAIDNTFLGPLWAKPLQQGADVSVYSLTKYVGGHSDLVAGALVGSKTVLDKVRLIRNPMGGICDPNTAWMLMRSLETLELRMSRAGENAEKVCAFLRDHPKVEKVGYLGFLELGSRQKDIYDRHCSGAGSTFSLYLKGGEAEAFRFLDALRIAKLAVSLGGTETLASAPAAMTHLSVPDERKAALGISDNLVRISIGVEKAEDLIADFANALDAV
- a CDS encoding HAD-IB family hydrolase, giving the protein MIDLAIYDMDRTVTRHATWTPFLLHCAARRAPWRLVFLPLVILSMLAYVLKLIDRGRLKEINHRLLLGGVTDQHVLEPLVNSFAARTVAGNVRPGAREAIARDKAEGRRVVMATASYRFYAAAIAERLGFDDCIGTNSVLGLDAQVHAKIDGENCYGPVKLRMIERWLSAEGLTRAHVRFYSDHASDAPVFEWADEAVAVNPHDRLLRLAADRKWAIEDWG
- a CDS encoding nucleotidyltransferase family protein; the protein is MTSCQYTALLLAGVRPGGDPFAEQHGVPAKALIPVAGEPMIARPVRALLESPQIGAVRILTQRPDLLGEAVPCDARVTFGTSGATIAATLEDILADPATTFPLLVTTADHALLTPAMIGDFCEQAAGADIAVGVVERKALMARLPHSIRTWIALKGGAYSGANLFALGSPASARAVALWREVEQDRKKGWKLLAALGLPGLLGLLRLRRLDQVITAIGRRLGIEARAVVIDDALAAVDVDKPADLALAEAIIQGRA
- a CDS encoding CDP-alcohol phosphatidyltransferase family protein; its protein translation is MSASVTSSAQPSFFPVGDNPARVFGLDARTRAQRLAVKAGLQPADSARPGQAAILADLDFTWDPAWLKAIAGRPGTVLTLGNRAVLANVAPHQDPARIVAAMQSGSPCDCGGFERMAAESAELSYHELRKRDRPFVLPLDESNARVVEKAAYDASYKGVTDALTLYLWRGLAFHLTRWAAQVGMTPNQITLVGALLCAATFFLFMGGHYWSGMATGFGFMVLDTVDGKLARCTGQSSWWGNIFDHGIDLVHPPFWWWAWAEGLNYHDDPFERVYELLIVGAIVFGYVAQRFIEGVFMRRYGMHIHVWQKIDSQFRLITARRNPNMVILLASLVFNRPDMGLELVALWTMISLIFHAVRMAQANARAERGAKLASWLA
- a CDS encoding MlaE family lipid ABC transporter permease subunit translates to MAGTATMDGAADDSNCYRVQGALTILRAATTEREIAAMDDGMTIDLSDVERMDTVGAWLVYRATRDRGAKIVGASEKITGLLEQVAEADQPVRVIPEERGGIMGLVEEVGEAVIETGRTFRGLVGFLGATLIGFYNVAKRPTKRFRLNAVVQRFDLVGVRALGIIGLMSFLIGIVIGQQGAVQLEAFGAEVYTINLIGRITTRELGTLMTAIMVAGRSGSAFAAQLGTMKLTEEIDAMRTIGVSPVEALVVPRMMAAVVMMPLLSFYAMIMAILGGGIFTWIALDIPPLTFIQRLREVTPMTDLWVGLIKAPVFGFIIALVGCFQGMQVEGDAEQVGLKTTAAVVQAIFLVIVLDAVFAVFFSSIGWI
- a CDS encoding ABC transporter ATP-binding protein, translated to MSKISPTLPEGEDAVISIRGLRNAFGEQVIHENLDFDVRRGEIIGVVGGSGTGKSVLMRSIIGLQTPDEGTIEVLGEDMVGRDEDEAKNIRRRWGVLFQAGALFSTLTVAENVEVPLREYFHMSTQLMDEIASYKIAMAGLPANAGPKYPSELSGGMIKRAGLARALALDPELLFLDEPTAGLDPISAQNFDELILSLRSKLDLTVFLITHDLDTLYAICDRVAVLADKKVIAAGTIEQLLALDHPWIQEYFNGPRGRAAAAA